One window of Bos indicus isolate NIAB-ARS_2022 breed Sahiwal x Tharparkar chromosome 18, NIAB-ARS_B.indTharparkar_mat_pri_1.0, whole genome shotgun sequence genomic DNA carries:
- the VPS35 gene encoding vacuolar protein sorting-associated protein 35 isoform X1, with the protein MPTTQQSPQDEQEKLLDEAIQAVKVQSFQMKRCLDKNKLMDALKHASNMLGELRTSMLSPKSYYELYMAISDELHYLEVYLTDEFAKGRKVADLYELVQYAGNIIPRLYLLITVGVVYVKSFPQSRKDILKDLVEMCRGVQHPLRGLFLRNYLLQCTRNILPDEGEPTDEETTGDISDSMDFVLLNFAEMNKLWVRMQHQGHSRDREKRERERQELRILVGTNLVRLSQLEGVNVERYKQIVLTGILEQVVNCRDALAQEYLMECIIQVFPDEFHLQTLNPFLRACAELHQNVNVKNIIIALIDRLALFAHREDGPGIPTDIKLFDIFSQQVATVIQSRQDMPSEDVVSLQVSLINLAMKCYPDRVDYVDKVLETTVEIFNKLNLEHIATSSAVSKELTRLLKIPVDTYNNILTVLKLKHFHPLFEYFDYESRKSMSCYVLSNVLDYNTEIVSQDQVDSIMNLVSTLIQDQPDQPVEEPDPEDFADEQSLVGRFIHLLRSEDPDQQYLILNTARKHFGAGGNQRIRFTLPPLVFAAYQLAFRYKENSKVDDKWEKKCQKIFSFAHQTISALIKAELAELPLRLFLQGALAAGEIGFENHETVAYEFMSQAFSLYEDEISDSKAQLAAITLIIGTFERMKCFSEENHEPLRTQCALAASKLLKKPDQGRAVSTCAHLFWSGRNTDKNGEELHGGKRVMECLKKALKIANQCMDPSLQVQLFIEILNRYIYFYEKENDAVTIQVLNQLIQKIREDLPNLESSEETEQINKHFHNTLEHLRLRRESPESEGPIYEGLIL; encoded by the exons ATG cctACAACACAGCAGTCACCGCAGGATGAGCAGGAAAAACTCTTGGATGAAGCCATACAGGCTGTGAAGGTCCAGTCATTCCAGATGAAGAGATGCCTG GACAAAAACAAGCTTATGGATGCTCTGAAACATGCTTCTAATATGCTTGGTGAACTGCGGACTTCTATGTTATCACCAAAGAGCTACTATGAACTTT ATATGGCTATTTCTGATGAACTGCACTACTTGGAAGTTTACCTGACAGATGAATTTGCTAAAGGAAGAAAAGTGGCAGATCTCTATGAACTTGTACAGTATGCCGGAAACATTATCCCAAGGCT TTACCTGTTGATCACAGTTGGAGTTGTATACGTCAAGTCGTTTCCTCAGTCCAggaaagatattttgaaagatttGGTAGAAATGTGCCGTGGTGTGCAACATCCCTTGAGAGGTCTGTTTCTTCGAAATTATCTACTTCAGTGTACCAGAAACATCTTACCTGATGAAGGGGAGCCAACAGA TGAAGAAACAACTGGTGATATCAGTGATTCCATGGATTTTGTCCTACTCAACTTTGCAGAAATGAACAAGCTCTGGGTTCGAATGCAGCATCAGGGACATAGCCGagatagagaaaaaagagaaCGAGAAAGACAAGAACTGAGAATTTTAGTGGGAACAAATTTGGTGCGCCTTAGTCAGTTGGAAGGTGTAAATGTGGAACGTTACAAACAG attgttTTGACCGGCATATTGGAGCAAGTGGTGAATTGCAGAGATGCTTTGGCTCAGGAATATCTCATGGAGTGCATTATTCAG GTTTTCCCTGATGAATTCCACCTTCAAACTTTGAATCCTTTTCTTCGGGCCTGTGCTGAGTTACACCAAAATGTAAATGTGAAAAACATAATCATTGCTTTAATTGATAG attagcTTTATTTGCTCACCGTGAAGATGGACCTGGAATCCCAACAGATATTAAACTTTTTGACATATTTTCACAGCAGGTGGCTACAGTAATACAG TCTAGACAAGACATGCCTTCGGAGGATGTTGTATCTTTACAAGTCTCTCTCATTAATCTCGCTATGAAGTGTTATCCTGATCGTGTGGACTATGTTGATAAAGTTCTAGAAACAACAGTGGAGATATTTAATAAGCTCAACCTTGAACA TATTGCTACCAGTAGTGCAGTTTCAAAGGAGCTCACCAGACTTTTGAAGATTCCTGTTGACACTTACAACAATATTTTAACAGtcttgaaattaaaacatttccacCCACTCTTTGAGTATTTTGACTATGAGTCCAGAAAGAGCATGAGTTGTTACGTGCTTAGTAATGTTCTAGATTATAATACAGAAATTGTCTCTCAAGACCAG GTGGATTCCATAATGAATTTGGTATCTACACTGATTCAGGATCAGCCAGATCAACCTGTAGAAGAACCTGACCCAGAGGACTTTGCTGATGAGCAGAGCCTTGTGGGCAGATTCATTCATCTTCTACGATCTGAGGACCCTGATCAACAGTACTTG ATTTTAAACACAGCACGAAAACATTTTGGAGCTGGTGGAAATCAACGGATTCGCTTCACACTGCCACCTTTGGTATTTGCAGCTTACCAGCTGGCTTTTCGCTACAAAGAGAATTCTAAAGTG gatgacaaatgggaaaagaaatgcCAGAAGATTTTTTCATTTGCTCACCAGACTATTAGTGCTTTGATCAAAGCAGAGCTGGCAGAATTACCCTTAAGACTTTTTCTTCAGGGGGCTCTGGCTGCTGGAGAAATTGGTTTTGAAAATCATGAAACAGTAGCATATGAATTTATGTCCCAG GCGTTTTCTCTGTACGAAGATGAAATCAGTGATTCCAAAGCACAACTGGCTGCCATCACCTTGATCATTGGTACTTTTGAGAGGATGAAGTGCTTCAGTGAAGAAAACCATGAACCCTTGAGGACTCAGTGTGCTCTTGCTGCATCCAAACTTCTGAAGAAGCCTGATCAGGGCCGAGCTGTGAGCACCTGTGCACATCTCTTCTGGTCTGGCAGAAACACAGACAAAAACGGAGAGGAG CTGCATGGAGGCAAAAGGGTAATGGAATGCCTAAAGAAAGCTCTGAAAATAGCAAATCAGTGCATGGACCCCTCTCTACAAGTGCAACTTTTTATAGAAATCCTGAACAGATATATCTAtttttatgaaaaggaaaatgatgcg GTCACTATTCAGGTTTTGAATCAGCTTATCCAAAAGATTCGAGAAGACCTCCCAAATCTTGAATCCAGTGAAGAAACAGAGCAGATTAACAAACATTTTCATAACACACTGGAGCACTTGCGTTTGAGGCGGGAATCACCAGAATCTGAAGGGCCAATTTATGAGGGTCTCATCCTTTAA
- the VPS35 gene encoding vacuolar protein sorting-associated protein 35 isoform X2 yields MKRCLDKNKLMDALKHASNMLGELRTSMLSPKSYYELYMAISDELHYLEVYLTDEFAKGRKVADLYELVQYAGNIIPRLYLLITVGVVYVKSFPQSRKDILKDLVEMCRGVQHPLRGLFLRNYLLQCTRNILPDEGEPTDEETTGDISDSMDFVLLNFAEMNKLWVRMQHQGHSRDREKRERERQELRILVGTNLVRLSQLEGVNVERYKQIVLTGILEQVVNCRDALAQEYLMECIIQVFPDEFHLQTLNPFLRACAELHQNVNVKNIIIALIDRLALFAHREDGPGIPTDIKLFDIFSQQVATVIQSRQDMPSEDVVSLQVSLINLAMKCYPDRVDYVDKVLETTVEIFNKLNLEHIATSSAVSKELTRLLKIPVDTYNNILTVLKLKHFHPLFEYFDYESRKSMSCYVLSNVLDYNTEIVSQDQVDSIMNLVSTLIQDQPDQPVEEPDPEDFADEQSLVGRFIHLLRSEDPDQQYLILNTARKHFGAGGNQRIRFTLPPLVFAAYQLAFRYKENSKVDDKWEKKCQKIFSFAHQTISALIKAELAELPLRLFLQGALAAGEIGFENHETVAYEFMSQAFSLYEDEISDSKAQLAAITLIIGTFERMKCFSEENHEPLRTQCALAASKLLKKPDQGRAVSTCAHLFWSGRNTDKNGEELHGGKRVMECLKKALKIANQCMDPSLQVQLFIEILNRYIYFYEKENDAVTIQVLNQLIQKIREDLPNLESSEETEQINKHFHNTLEHLRLRRESPESEGPIYEGLIL; encoded by the exons ATGAAGAGATGCCTG GACAAAAACAAGCTTATGGATGCTCTGAAACATGCTTCTAATATGCTTGGTGAACTGCGGACTTCTATGTTATCACCAAAGAGCTACTATGAACTTT ATATGGCTATTTCTGATGAACTGCACTACTTGGAAGTTTACCTGACAGATGAATTTGCTAAAGGAAGAAAAGTGGCAGATCTCTATGAACTTGTACAGTATGCCGGAAACATTATCCCAAGGCT TTACCTGTTGATCACAGTTGGAGTTGTATACGTCAAGTCGTTTCCTCAGTCCAggaaagatattttgaaagatttGGTAGAAATGTGCCGTGGTGTGCAACATCCCTTGAGAGGTCTGTTTCTTCGAAATTATCTACTTCAGTGTACCAGAAACATCTTACCTGATGAAGGGGAGCCAACAGA TGAAGAAACAACTGGTGATATCAGTGATTCCATGGATTTTGTCCTACTCAACTTTGCAGAAATGAACAAGCTCTGGGTTCGAATGCAGCATCAGGGACATAGCCGagatagagaaaaaagagaaCGAGAAAGACAAGAACTGAGAATTTTAGTGGGAACAAATTTGGTGCGCCTTAGTCAGTTGGAAGGTGTAAATGTGGAACGTTACAAACAG attgttTTGACCGGCATATTGGAGCAAGTGGTGAATTGCAGAGATGCTTTGGCTCAGGAATATCTCATGGAGTGCATTATTCAG GTTTTCCCTGATGAATTCCACCTTCAAACTTTGAATCCTTTTCTTCGGGCCTGTGCTGAGTTACACCAAAATGTAAATGTGAAAAACATAATCATTGCTTTAATTGATAG attagcTTTATTTGCTCACCGTGAAGATGGACCTGGAATCCCAACAGATATTAAACTTTTTGACATATTTTCACAGCAGGTGGCTACAGTAATACAG TCTAGACAAGACATGCCTTCGGAGGATGTTGTATCTTTACAAGTCTCTCTCATTAATCTCGCTATGAAGTGTTATCCTGATCGTGTGGACTATGTTGATAAAGTTCTAGAAACAACAGTGGAGATATTTAATAAGCTCAACCTTGAACA TATTGCTACCAGTAGTGCAGTTTCAAAGGAGCTCACCAGACTTTTGAAGATTCCTGTTGACACTTACAACAATATTTTAACAGtcttgaaattaaaacatttccacCCACTCTTTGAGTATTTTGACTATGAGTCCAGAAAGAGCATGAGTTGTTACGTGCTTAGTAATGTTCTAGATTATAATACAGAAATTGTCTCTCAAGACCAG GTGGATTCCATAATGAATTTGGTATCTACACTGATTCAGGATCAGCCAGATCAACCTGTAGAAGAACCTGACCCAGAGGACTTTGCTGATGAGCAGAGCCTTGTGGGCAGATTCATTCATCTTCTACGATCTGAGGACCCTGATCAACAGTACTTG ATTTTAAACACAGCACGAAAACATTTTGGAGCTGGTGGAAATCAACGGATTCGCTTCACACTGCCACCTTTGGTATTTGCAGCTTACCAGCTGGCTTTTCGCTACAAAGAGAATTCTAAAGTG gatgacaaatgggaaaagaaatgcCAGAAGATTTTTTCATTTGCTCACCAGACTATTAGTGCTTTGATCAAAGCAGAGCTGGCAGAATTACCCTTAAGACTTTTTCTTCAGGGGGCTCTGGCTGCTGGAGAAATTGGTTTTGAAAATCATGAAACAGTAGCATATGAATTTATGTCCCAG GCGTTTTCTCTGTACGAAGATGAAATCAGTGATTCCAAAGCACAACTGGCTGCCATCACCTTGATCATTGGTACTTTTGAGAGGATGAAGTGCTTCAGTGAAGAAAACCATGAACCCTTGAGGACTCAGTGTGCTCTTGCTGCATCCAAACTTCTGAAGAAGCCTGATCAGGGCCGAGCTGTGAGCACCTGTGCACATCTCTTCTGGTCTGGCAGAAACACAGACAAAAACGGAGAGGAG CTGCATGGAGGCAAAAGGGTAATGGAATGCCTAAAGAAAGCTCTGAAAATAGCAAATCAGTGCATGGACCCCTCTCTACAAGTGCAACTTTTTATAGAAATCCTGAACAGATATATCTAtttttatgaaaaggaaaatgatgcg GTCACTATTCAGGTTTTGAATCAGCTTATCCAAAAGATTCGAGAAGACCTCCCAAATCTTGAATCCAGTGAAGAAACAGAGCAGATTAACAAACATTTTCATAACACACTGGAGCACTTGCGTTTGAGGCGGGAATCACCAGAATCTGAAGGGCCAATTTATGAGGGTCTCATCCTTTAA